The Streptomyces collinus DNA segment GCGGGCCCGACGACATTCCCGCGATACTCGGCATGCTCGACGGCTGTGTGGAGTGGCTGGTCTCCCAGGGGCGCACGGGGCAGTGGGGGACGAAGCCCCTCTCCCAGAGCCCGAAGACGGTGGAGTCGGTCGGCCGGTACATGACGGAAGGCAGCGTGTTCATGGCCGAGGTCGACGGCGTCCCGGCCGGCACAGTCACCCTCACCGGCTCGGCGGGCGCCTACCTGTCCCATCTCCCGCAGCCCGGCGAACCCGAGCGCTACATCCACTGGCTGGCCTCCGACCGCCGCTTCCAGGGGCACGGCGTGGGCAGCGCCCTGCTCGCGCACGCCGCCGAGGAGACCCGCCGCGCCGGGATCTCCCTCCTGCGCGTCGACTGCTACGCCGGCGACGACGGCAAGCTCGTCCGCTACTACGAGTCCAACGGCTTCACCCGCACCCAGGCCTTCACGGTCGGCGAGAACGACTGGCCCGGCCAGCTGCTGGCCCGGCGGGTGTAGGCGGCCTCCGGACCCGGGCGTATCCAGGTCACCGTGCGTATCGTTGTACTGCGCGGCCGGCTCCATCCGCGAGTACGGCCGGGGAGGAGCGCCACGATGACCGTCCTTGCAGACAGGATCGAGATGGCCGACAGCAGCGGTGAACTCACCCTCGACACGATGTTCGAGTGGGTGGAGACGATGCCGGTCCCCGAGGGCTACAAGGTCGAGATCGTCGGGGGGAACATCTTCATGGCGCCTCAGCGGGACACCCACTGGGACATCATCCTGGACATCGTCGAGCAGCTGCGCAGCAAGTATCCGCGCAAGCGCGTCAAATCCGATGTCCGTGTCGACTACCCGGGCCATCTCAACGGCTTCGCCTCAGACATCACCGTGATGGCGGAGGACTCGGCGAAGAACGACAAGGGCCTGTGGCGCTACCAGGACGTCGAGTTCGTCGCCGAGGTGATCTCCAGGAAGACCGGCGCCAACGACTACGGCCCCAAGAAGGACGCGTATGCCGCCGCCGGCGTGCCGGTGTACCTGATCGTGGATCCGTACA contains these protein-coding regions:
- a CDS encoding GNAT family N-acetyltransferase — its product is MQITIRDGGPDDIPAILGMLDGCVEWLVSQGRTGQWGTKPLSQSPKTVESVGRYMTEGSVFMAEVDGVPAGTVTLTGSAGAYLSHLPQPGEPERYIHWLASDRRFQGHGVGSALLAHAAEETRRAGISLLRVDCYAGDDGKLVRYYESNGFTRTQAFTVGENDWPGQLLARRV
- a CDS encoding Uma2 family endonuclease, whose protein sequence is MTVLADRIEMADSSGELTLDTMFEWVETMPVPEGYKVEIVGGNIFMAPQRDTHWDIILDIVEQLRSKYPRKRVKSDVRVDYPGHLNGFASDITVMAEDSAKNDKGLWRYQDVEFVAEVISRKTGANDYGPKKDAYAAAGVPVYLIVDPYTGRWHLHTKPKDGEYRGELSLDFGDEIDLTGTVVGLVLETGEFPRD